A genomic window from Sulfurospirillum multivorans DSM 12446 includes:
- a CDS encoding EAL domain-containing response regulator — MDTSAMERLKSRCKEIRILYIEDDEVTRKYTHSILSEFFDSIDVASDGQHAYDLFIDAELDIPALGLSCEPQSRRYNLVITDIKMPKFDGIALIAKIRKICKETAIIVTSAHNDVEYLIETIRLGVDGYILKPIEFDQLFDSLASTVETILLKEERRAYTSSLKQTIVLQQSALEEQLHTDALTKLPNKNTLDSILSHIQPVEVPSLFLINIDRFKNYNKLYGIEVGNQILKEFAHHLKEVATSMCYSVFRVSSNEFAMLHLDTELNPEKIYEDINQTLELLNGIAIKVEGLNERILVHISMGVTFDQENLFNKAFTALDFAKQSGKSFVVYTSNLDETESLANDFYWQDVIADTLDKDNVVPFFQPICNKEGEIIKYEALIRIKTKDKLEQEQYVSPYYFLDIARRTRQYDSLSHKMIEKVLELMVTHPTVTFSINISFRDMLNKEIRDLLRSKMEAFRAQNQAINLVFEVVESEKTTDLNTVKNFLKYIQYEEAPIAIDDFGTGYSNFSHVMQLNPAYIKIDGSLIKEIDMSEKTRLLVQGIVSFAKALHVKTIAEYVHSQLIFDQLVEMGVDEFQGYYIGEPWLELPCRL; from the coding sequence ATGGATACATCAGCGATGGAGCGTCTCAAATCTCGTTGTAAAGAGATACGAATTTTATACATTGAAGACGATGAGGTTACGAGAAAATATACGCATTCAATTTTAAGTGAATTTTTTGACTCCATTGATGTTGCCAGTGATGGGCAACATGCGTATGATCTCTTTATTGATGCAGAACTTGATATTCCAGCCTTAGGTCTCTCGTGTGAGCCTCAATCGAGGCGTTATAATTTGGTGATTACCGACATTAAAATGCCCAAATTTGATGGCATTGCCTTGATTGCTAAAATTCGTAAAATTTGCAAAGAGACGGCGATTATTGTCACATCGGCGCACAATGATGTGGAGTATTTGATTGAGACGATTCGTTTGGGTGTGGATGGGTACATCTTAAAACCAATTGAATTTGACCAATTGTTTGACTCACTTGCATCAACGGTTGAGACGATTTTACTCAAAGAAGAGCGACGCGCTTATACAAGTTCACTCAAGCAAACCATTGTACTGCAACAATCGGCTCTTGAAGAGCAACTCCATACGGATGCATTGACCAAACTCCCCAATAAAAATACACTCGACAGCATTTTAAGTCACATTCAACCCGTTGAAGTTCCCTCTTTGTTTCTCATCAACATCGATCGGTTTAAAAATTACAACAAACTCTATGGTATTGAAGTAGGCAATCAGATTCTCAAAGAGTTTGCTCACCACCTCAAAGAGGTGGCTACATCGATGTGTTACAGTGTTTTTCGTGTCTCTTCCAATGAGTTTGCAATGCTGCATCTTGATACCGAGCTCAATCCTGAAAAAATTTACGAAGATATTAACCAAACACTGGAGCTTCTCAATGGCATCGCGATTAAAGTTGAAGGGCTGAATGAGAGGATTCTGGTTCATATCTCTATGGGGGTTACTTTTGATCAAGAAAATCTTTTCAATAAAGCCTTCACTGCGCTTGATTTTGCCAAGCAATCGGGAAAATCGTTTGTGGTATACACCAGCAATTTAGATGAAACAGAATCCCTTGCCAATGATTTTTACTGGCAAGATGTGATTGCCGATACGCTGGATAAAGACAATGTGGTTCCTTTTTTCCAACCCATCTGCAACAAAGAGGGTGAAATTATTAAGTATGAAGCGCTGATTCGCATCAAAACGAAGGACAAATTGGAGCAAGAACAATATGTCTCTCCGTACTACTTTTTAGACATTGCGCGTCGCACCAGACAGTACGATAGTCTGAGTCACAAGATGATCGAAAAAGTGTTGGAGTTGATGGTAACGCATCCCACTGTTACTTTTTCCATTAATATCAGTTTTCGTGACATGCTCAACAAAGAGATTCGCGACCTTTTACGTTCAAAAATGGAGGCATTTCGCGCTCAAAATCAAGCGATTAATCTTGTCTTTGAAGTGGTTGAGAGTGAAAAAACGACCGATTTAAACACGGTGAAGAACTTTTTAAAATATATCCAATACGAAGAGGCACCCATCGCTATTGATGATTTTGGTACAGGGTATTCTAACTTTTCGCACGTCATGCAACTGAATCCTGCGTACATTAAAATTGATGGTAGCCTGATCAAAGAGATCGATATGAGTGAGAAGACGCGTCTTCTTGTCCAAGGGATTGTCTCCTTTGCAAAAGCGTTACATGTAAAGACGATTGCAGAGTATGTGCACAGCCAGTTGATCTTTGATCAACTGGTGGAGATGGGAGTTGATGAGTTTCAAGGCTACTACATTGGTGAGCCTTGGTTGGAGTTGCCATGTCGTCTTTAA
- a CDS encoding sensor histidine kinase — MSSLTLFTTVFVIGFILLVGILWIYLLLQQKRKFKQLIDFAIEGMVVSHKGCVIEINVQALKIFGGTDKEEILGRPLLDFIAPESKALIQEQSTKSRTEMYECMLVRKDGTIFPGLVRGASVKGFGKTVRISAIIDLTELKEAQYALQALNENLEMQVKVQIEKNRQQEMMLFQQSRHAQMGEMISMIAHQWRQPLNVLSLLAQNIVFKYKLQKLDERIMDEFKEDSMRQIVQMSKTIDDFRDFFKPDKSIKVFDIKQQLSHAVEMVKPIVAAHGIEIGFESEEGLKIESYPNEFGQSIINILNNAKDVLLESCGEFSKRITVRAKRCEAGKIIIHIEDNGGGIDAFVMPYIFEPYFSTKGAKHGTGLGLYMSKIILEEHMQGHISVENTETGAKFEIVLQGLL; from the coding sequence ATGTCGTCTTTAACCCTCTTCACAACAGTTTTTGTCATTGGATTTATCCTTCTGGTGGGTATTTTATGGATTTATCTGCTCTTGCAGCAGAAGCGAAAATTTAAGCAGCTGATCGATTTTGCCATTGAAGGTATGGTCGTCTCCCATAAAGGGTGTGTGATTGAGATTAATGTGCAAGCGTTGAAAATTTTTGGTGGAACCGATAAAGAAGAGATTTTAGGCAGACCATTGCTCGATTTTATCGCCCCTGAGTCGAAAGCTTTGATACAAGAACAGTCAACAAAATCTCGTACGGAAATGTATGAGTGCATGCTTGTGCGCAAAGATGGCACAATTTTTCCAGGCTTGGTGCGAGGCGCTAGTGTCAAAGGGTTTGGAAAGACGGTGCGTATCTCAGCGATCATTGATCTTACCGAGCTGAAAGAGGCGCAGTATGCACTGCAAGCACTCAATGAAAACTTAGAAATGCAAGTCAAAGTCCAAATCGAAAAAAACCGCCAACAAGAGATGATGCTCTTTCAACAATCACGTCATGCCCAAATGGGCGAAATGATCAGTATGATTGCGCATCAATGGAGACAACCCCTCAATGTTCTCTCTCTTTTAGCGCAAAACATTGTCTTTAAGTACAAACTTCAAAAATTAGATGAGCGTATCATGGATGAGTTTAAAGAGGACTCAATGCGCCAGATTGTGCAGATGTCTAAAACGATTGATGATTTTAGAGACTTTTTTAAACCCGACAAGTCGATCAAAGTGTTTGACATCAAGCAGCAACTTTCCCATGCCGTAGAGATGGTCAAGCCCATCGTTGCCGCGCATGGCATTGAAATTGGTTTTGAAAGCGAAGAGGGGCTGAAAATCGAGAGCTATCCCAATGAATTTGGGCAGTCCATTATTAATATCCTCAACAACGCCAAAGATGTGCTTTTAGAGAGTTGCGGAGAGTTTTCCAAACGGATCACGGTTCGTGCAAAACGATGCGAGGCGGGGAAGATTATTATTCATATCGAAGACAATGGTGGGGGAATCGATGCGTTTGTGATGCCTTACATTTTTGAGCCCTATTTTTCAACCAAAGGGGCAAAACATGGAACAGGACTGGGGCTTTACATGAGCAAAATTATCCTTGAAGAGCACATGCAAGGTCACATCAGCGTTGAAAATACCGAGACAGGCGCAAAATTTGAGATTGTTTTGCAAGGGTTGCTGTAA
- a CDS encoding response regulator has translation MDLALLKGIRPLIIEDEKDILDSFFTLFDTIFDEFYTARNGEEGLYRFYQNAPDVIITDLQMPFMGGFRMMERIRMENAEIPIIITSAHSEEEHLTRAKALRVDDYLRKPFDIDELFEKIYTCCIVKNGSGKINFDHFTL, from the coding sequence ATGGATTTAGCGCTACTCAAAGGTATTCGTCCGTTGATTATTGAAGATGAAAAAGATATTTTAGACTCATTTTTTACACTGTTTGATACGATTTTTGATGAATTTTACACCGCACGCAATGGCGAAGAGGGGTTGTATCGATTTTACCAAAATGCTCCCGATGTGATTATTACCGATCTGCAAATGCCTTTTATGGGTGGCTTTCGCATGATGGAGCGCATTCGTATGGAAAATGCCGAGATTCCCATTATTATCACTTCCGCGCACAGTGAAGAAGAACACCTTACCCGTGCCAAAGCGCTTAGGGTCGATGACTATCTTCGCAAACCTTTCGATATTGATGAACTCTTTGAAAAGATTTATACCTGCTGCATTGTTAAAAATGGCTCAGGCAAGATCAATTTCGACCATTTTACCCTGTAA
- a CDS encoding FprA family A-type flavoprotein translates to MPHLPITLAKDIYFIGVFDPDIRTFDIVMKTANGSSYNAYLIKTTEGVIIVDTVKKEFQDDFFLHVEALCSYDEIKYVIIHHIEPDHSGALPELITRAPHAKVLISPQATTMLKALAGSVEITFETIWTNKQLTLGDKTITFLTTPYLHWPETMSSYVHEDKLLFSGDVFGAHYYDKRLFNDKVGDFSYAFQYYYDHIMRPFQSYVRSALKLYERFDIALIAPLHGPILRENPQQYIESYRQWSHKVEKYKAGKKILSIFYLTSYKNTQEMAQAIFEGCESVEGVVANMYDLASIEEQNMMAILEESDGFLIGTPTINADAPKPVWDLLSCLMFLDKQGKCAGAFGSYGWSGEAVDHILARLKSLKLRVPPLTPLKIKLIPSVAELETCYEFGVEFAEILQGKMVEIDLA, encoded by the coding sequence ATGCCGCATCTTCCCATAACCCTAGCTAAGGACATCTATTTTATAGGTGTCTTTGACCCCGATATTCGTACCTTTGACATTGTCATGAAAACCGCCAATGGTTCAAGTTATAATGCCTATCTCATCAAAACGACCGAAGGTGTCATCATCGTCGATACGGTTAAAAAAGAGTTTCAAGACGACTTCTTTTTACATGTAGAGGCACTCTGTTCGTACGATGAGATCAAATACGTCATTATCCACCACATCGAGCCTGACCATTCAGGCGCCTTGCCTGAACTCATAACCAGAGCGCCTCACGCCAAAGTACTCATCTCACCTCAAGCCACGACGATGCTCAAAGCGCTTGCAGGCAGTGTTGAGATCACCTTTGAGACCATTTGGACCAACAAGCAGCTCACGTTGGGCGACAAAACGATTACCTTTTTGACGACGCCTTATCTGCACTGGCCAGAGACAATGAGCAGTTATGTGCATGAGGATAAACTCCTTTTTAGCGGCGATGTTTTTGGTGCTCACTACTACGACAAACGCCTTTTTAACGATAAAGTAGGCGACTTTTCCTACGCGTTTCAATACTACTATGACCACATCATGCGCCCTTTCCAAAGCTATGTTAGAAGTGCGTTGAAACTGTACGAACGTTTTGACATAGCACTGATTGCGCCGCTTCATGGTCCTATTTTGCGTGAAAATCCACAGCAGTATATTGAGTCTTACCGTCAGTGGAGCCATAAAGTCGAAAAGTACAAAGCGGGTAAAAAAATTCTCTCTATTTTCTACCTTACCAGCTATAAAAACACCCAAGAGATGGCGCAAGCTATTTTTGAGGGGTGCGAGAGTGTCGAAGGCGTGGTTGCCAATATGTACGATCTTGCTTCCATTGAAGAGCAAAACATGATGGCGATTTTGGAAGAAAGCGATGGCTTTTTAATCGGCACACCCACGATCAATGCCGATGCGCCCAAACCTGTGTGGGACTTGCTCTCTTGCTTGATGTTTTTAGACAAACAAGGCAAATGTGCAGGCGCTTTTGGTTCGTACGGTTGGAGTGGTGAAGCGGTCGATCATATCTTGGCACGTCTCAAATCGCTTAAACTTCGTGTACCGCCACTCACACCTCTGAAAATCAAACTGATTCCCAGTGTGGCAGAGCTTGAAACCTGCTATGAATTTGGGGTAGAATTTGCAGAAATTTTACAGGGTAAAATGGTCGAAATTGATCTTGCCTGA
- a CDS encoding NifB/NifX family molybdenum-iron cluster-binding protein, whose product MKIAFASTDNIHVNDHFGWCKCFYLYELKEDSFVFLRALESPNEIAEEGDKLAYKIECLEDANILCASHIGPRASLMVKGSGIFVLKSEKENERIDTLLTTLLTLKNSNPPLWMQRFLHAASSHNPS is encoded by the coding sequence ATGAAAATAGCATTTGCATCGACCGATAACATTCATGTCAATGACCATTTTGGTTGGTGTAAATGCTTTTACCTCTACGAACTCAAAGAGGACTCTTTTGTGTTTCTAAGAGCCCTCGAATCACCCAATGAGATCGCGGAAGAAGGCGATAAACTCGCCTACAAAATCGAATGCCTAGAAGATGCTAACATTCTGTGCGCTTCGCACATCGGACCTCGCGCATCGCTCATGGTCAAGGGATCGGGCATTTTTGTGCTGAAGTCTGAGAAAGAAAATGAGCGCATTGACACTCTTTTAACCACGCTCTTGACATTAAAAAACAGCAATCCGCCTCTTTGGATGCAAAGGTTTCTCCATGCCGCATCTTCCCATAACCCTAGCTAA
- a CDS encoding DUF362 domain-containing protein yields the protein MAVRITEVCINCDSCIDECPATAIVSASDSPINGDTTYVKPEKCIECSDGTTPKCADACPTEGAIVWDLPYTPEYNAYYVAGHESGLYNIREHKKNGIMFPEVSPKPYREAISIADRQAHAPVAG from the coding sequence ATGGCAGTAAGAATTACAGAAGTATGTATTAATTGTGACAGTTGTATCGACGAGTGCCCAGCAACCGCAATCGTTAGTGCAAGCGATTCACCGATCAATGGCGACACAACCTATGTTAAACCTGAAAAATGTATCGAGTGTTCGGATGGTACGACACCAAAATGCGCAGACGCCTGTCCTACCGAGGGCGCTATCGTTTGGGATTTGCCGTATACGCCTGAATACAATGCGTATTATGTTGCAGGTCACGAGAGCGGTCTTTACAATATTCGTGAACACAAGAAAAACGGCATTATGTTTCCTGAGGTCTCTCCAAAACCTTACCGCGAAGCGATCTCTATCGCTGATCGCCAAGCGCACGCCCCTGTAGCAGGATAA
- a CDS encoding nitrogenase component 1 encodes MLNESACSHNKTKKSSCDKPKPGATSGGCAFEGAQISLFPYADAVHLVHGPDTCLGASWETRATLTSYEGENNTPLGYCTNVTTQDIIFGGDKKLAEALAYIVEHKKPKAIFVYETCVTAMIGDNIDFTCKTAEELFHIPIVPVHSPGFVGSKNLGSRLAGEAVLDALVGTREPESIHPFGINLIGDYNVTGDMWQYKPILERIGIKVISSLSGDGRLEQIQMAHTAKLNVIVCAKSLVTLCRKMQERYNIPYVSVSFYGKRDTSNAIRSIVNAFGDAELITKAEVIIAEEEAKLAERLKPYHLMLKGKKAILNTGGNKSWSIASALQDIGIEVVATCVQKATEEDVAIASEYVPIVFKNPGVEQPKLIDEHKVDILLAGGRSLYTAIKKRIAFVDVNQEKKVSYGAYGGLENLASDVCSALANPVFKLVGKAAPWELV; translated from the coding sequence TTGTTAAACGAGAGTGCTTGTTCTCATAACAAAACCAAAAAAAGTAGCTGTGATAAACCGAAACCTGGAGCGACGAGCGGAGGGTGTGCGTTTGAGGGAGCGCAAATATCACTTTTTCCTTATGCGGATGCTGTGCATTTGGTGCATGGTCCCGACACTTGTCTTGGCGCTTCGTGGGAGACTCGAGCTACGCTTACAAGCTATGAAGGTGAAAACAACACGCCACTAGGCTATTGCACCAATGTTACGACTCAAGACATCATTTTTGGTGGTGACAAAAAGCTAGCTGAGGCGTTGGCGTACATCGTGGAGCACAAAAAACCTAAGGCGATTTTTGTCTATGAAACCTGTGTGACAGCGATGATCGGGGATAATATTGACTTTACATGTAAAACCGCAGAAGAGCTGTTTCACATCCCCATCGTGCCTGTGCATTCACCCGGTTTTGTTGGCAGTAAAAACTTAGGCTCTCGTCTTGCAGGGGAAGCGGTTTTAGACGCGCTGGTGGGTACGCGTGAGCCTGAAAGCATTCATCCGTTTGGCATTAACTTGATCGGTGATTATAACGTCACGGGCGATATGTGGCAGTACAAGCCTATACTTGAACGTATCGGAATCAAAGTCATCTCTTCTCTCTCAGGAGATGGCAGACTCGAGCAGATACAAATGGCGCACACCGCAAAGCTCAATGTCATCGTCTGTGCGAAATCCTTAGTCACCTTGTGCCGAAAAATGCAAGAGCGCTACAATATCCCTTATGTCAGCGTTTCCTTTTACGGTAAACGCGACACGTCCAATGCGATTCGCTCTATCGTGAACGCGTTTGGTGACGCAGAACTTATCACCAAAGCGGAAGTAATTATCGCCGAAGAAGAGGCGAAATTGGCGGAGCGTTTGAAGCCGTACCATCTGATGCTTAAAGGCAAAAAAGCGATTTTAAACACGGGTGGCAACAAATCATGGTCGATCGCTTCAGCCCTTCAAGACATTGGCATCGAAGTGGTCGCAACCTGTGTGCAAAAAGCAACCGAAGAAGATGTGGCGATAGCGAGTGAATATGTGCCCATCGTCTTTAAAAACCCAGGTGTTGAACAGCCCAAACTCATTGATGAACACAAGGTTGACATCTTGCTTGCAGGTGGGCGCAGTCTTTACACGGCGATTAAAAAGCGCATTGCCTTTGTCGATGTCAATCAAGAGAAAAAAGTGAGTTACGGTGCGTACGGTGGGCTTGAAAATTTGGCGAGTGATGTCTGTTCGGCTCTTGCAAATCCTGTCTTTAAACTGGTTGGAAAGGCTGCACCATGGGAGCTAGTATGA
- the nifN gene encoding nitrogenase iron-molybdenum cofactor biosynthesis protein NifN translates to MGASMNLKELRTMSMKPLHVNPLKLSQPMGATLAFLGIKNCMPLMHGAQGCASFTKVLFTRHFNDPIAIQTTAVNDITAVIDGGDKGISEAVENITKKVTPDLVGLFTTGMTETKGDDIKGATLLLKEKQKMVYVHTPDFEGGLESGWSLSVQNIITQLIEPTTQVKKDKVLLIPNVNFSPIEVEKLKEALELLDLVVFALPDLSDSLDGHLGVKQGALSSGGISVSDIEKLGDAGAVITIGRSVKKCGELFYEKFPQSTHLHFDSLIGLEASDDFYAKVFEFLQCKSVPSVVKRWRARLQDVLLDTHFTLGKAKILIADEPDSAYAMSKALREAGSTCEAYIAQRSEIQEAFTCKMQIGDFEEVEKRLPEMDMLIANYHGERLAHKHHKALLIRGFPNYEQVGIGLRYNILYEGSCAFLCEVNNLLAHH, encoded by the coding sequence ATGGGAGCTAGTATGAATTTAAAAGAGCTCAGAACAATGAGCATGAAACCTTTACATGTAAACCCTCTCAAGCTCTCTCAGCCGATGGGCGCGACACTGGCATTTTTAGGCATTAAAAACTGTATGCCTTTGATGCACGGGGCGCAAGGGTGCGCTTCCTTTACGAAAGTGCTTTTTACGAGACACTTTAACGATCCTATCGCCATTCAAACCACCGCGGTCAATGACATTACCGCCGTCATTGATGGCGGCGATAAAGGCATCTCCGAAGCGGTTGAAAACATTACTAAAAAAGTAACGCCCGATCTGGTCGGGCTTTTTACAACGGGTATGACCGAGACTAAAGGCGATGACATCAAGGGTGCGACACTGCTTTTAAAAGAGAAGCAAAAAATGGTCTATGTGCATACGCCTGATTTTGAAGGAGGGCTGGAGAGCGGTTGGAGTTTGAGTGTGCAAAACATCATTACGCAACTCATAGAGCCAACCACGCAAGTCAAAAAAGATAAAGTGCTCCTCATCCCCAATGTCAATTTTAGCCCCATCGAAGTCGAAAAACTCAAAGAAGCGTTAGAGCTTTTGGACTTGGTGGTCTTCGCACTCCCCGATCTCAGCGATTCGCTCGATGGTCACTTGGGCGTCAAACAAGGAGCACTCAGCAGCGGTGGCATTAGTGTTTCCGACATCGAAAAACTAGGTGATGCGGGGGCTGTGATCACCATTGGGCGGTCGGTTAAAAAATGTGGCGAGCTCTTTTATGAGAAATTTCCTCAAAGCACGCATTTGCATTTTGATAGTCTCATCGGTTTAGAAGCAAGTGATGATTTCTATGCCAAAGTGTTTGAATTTTTACAGTGCAAAAGTGTACCAAGCGTCGTCAAACGATGGCGTGCTCGCTTGCAAGATGTACTCTTAGATACCCATTTTACCCTTGGAAAAGCGAAGATTTTGATCGCCGATGAACCCGATAGTGCGTATGCAATGTCTAAAGCGCTTAGAGAAGCAGGAAGTACGTGTGAAGCGTACATCGCGCAACGCAGTGAGATCCAAGAAGCCTTTACATGTAAAATGCAAATCGGCGATTTTGAAGAGGTGGAAAAGAGGCTTCCTGAGATGGATATGCTCATCGCCAACTACCACGGTGAACGTTTAGCCCATAAGCATCACAAAGCGCTTCTCATTCGAGGATTTCCCAATTACGAGCAGGTCGGCATCGGGCTTCGTTATAACATCTTGTATGAAGGCAGTTGCGCCTTTTTGTGTGAGGTGAACAATCTTTTAGCCCATCATTAA
- the mmuM gene encoding homocysteine S-methyltransferase has translation MMNPIEKILEKQKVLIIDGAFGTELERKGYDINDSLWSAKFLMEKPEAIAEVHLDYLKAGSDCITTASYQASFEGFMKRGMSEEEAKELIQSSITIAQNVRDTFWENEQNHLKREKPLVAASVGPYGAYLADGSEFRGNYGLSVEALMDFHRKRLTTLIEAKPDLLACETIPCLIEAKALCKLLEEHPTMSAWVSFSAKDGTHINSGESIRECTAFFETQKQIVAIGINCTAPQYIESLIDEIKAVSSKPIIVYPNGGSTYNALTKTWDGISQSSSYGKMAYTWYQKGARIIGGCCQTTPEDIAQIAQWVRA, from the coding sequence ATGATGAATCCTATTGAGAAAATACTCGAAAAGCAAAAAGTGCTGATCATTGACGGTGCATTTGGTACCGAGTTGGAGCGCAAAGGTTATGATATTAACGACTCTTTGTGGTCGGCTAAATTTCTGATGGAAAAACCAGAAGCGATTGCGGAAGTTCATTTGGATTACCTCAAAGCTGGCAGCGATTGCATTACGACGGCGAGTTACCAAGCGAGTTTTGAAGGGTTTATGAAGCGTGGCATGAGCGAAGAAGAGGCCAAAGAGCTGATACAATCTTCGATCACCATTGCGCAAAATGTGCGCGATACGTTTTGGGAAAACGAGCAAAACCATCTCAAACGAGAAAAACCTCTGGTTGCCGCTTCGGTGGGGCCTTATGGCGCTTACCTTGCCGATGGTTCTGAGTTTCGGGGCAATTATGGGCTGAGTGTGGAAGCGTTGATGGATTTCCACCGTAAACGCCTTACCACACTTATCGAAGCCAAGCCTGATCTTTTGGCGTGTGAGACGATTCCCTGTTTGATCGAAGCGAAAGCACTGTGTAAACTCTTGGAAGAACACCCTACAATGTCAGCGTGGGTGAGTTTTAGCGCCAAAGATGGAACGCATATCAACAGCGGTGAGTCCATACGCGAATGCACGGCGTTTTTTGAGACGCAAAAGCAGATCGTTGCGATTGGCATCAACTGCACCGCTCCTCAATATATCGAATCGCTGATCGACGAGATTAAAGCTGTTTCCTCAAAGCCGATTATCGTCTATCCCAACGGTGGATCGACCTACAATGCGCTGACCAAAACATGGGATGGCATCTCTCAAAGTTCTTCCTATGGCAAGATGGCGTATACGTGGTATCAAAAAGGGGCGCGTATCATCGGGGGATGTTGTCAAACGACACCTGAGGACATTGCTCAAATTGCACAGTGGGTGAGAGCTTAG
- the aldA gene encoding aldehyde dehydrogenase has product MAETKVYQMYINGAFIASKETIPVTNPSTKEVISYIPKGSASDVAAAVESAQIAQRLWEKLPAIERAGYLKKMAQKIRDNAEMLARTITEEQGKVLGLATVEVNFTADYIDYMAEWARRYEGEIIQSDRPNENIFLFKLPIGVAAGILPWNFPFFLIARKLAPALLTGNTIVIKPSSDTPNNAFEFAKLVDQIGLPKGVFNLVSGSGSLVGHALAGHEKVGIVSFTGSVEAGVKIMEAAAKNVTKVSLELGGKAPAIVMCDADINLAVEAIKNSRVINNGQVCNCAERVYVHKSIAQEFSDKITKAMAATTYGNPLTEKVDMGPLINEAAIKHVQALVDSALNAGAKLTTGGKRASRSDGFYYEPTVLVDVKQEMGVIQEEIFGPVLPIMTFDTLDEVIGLANDCQYGLTSSIYTQNLDVAMRACKEIKFGETYINRENFEAMQGFHAGWRKSGIGGADGKHGLEEFLQTKVVYLQYNLNKQ; this is encoded by the coding sequence ATGGCAGAAACGAAAGTCTATCAGATGTATATCAATGGTGCGTTTATCGCTTCCAAAGAGACGATTCCCGTCACTAATCCTTCGACTAAAGAGGTGATTTCGTATATTCCAAAAGGCAGCGCGAGTGATGTTGCTGCGGCGGTAGAATCTGCTCAAATTGCACAGCGCTTATGGGAAAAACTTCCTGCGATTGAGCGGGCTGGGTATTTGAAAAAGATGGCGCAAAAGATTAGAGACAATGCCGAAATGCTCGCTCGTACCATCACGGAAGAGCAGGGCAAAGTGTTGGGACTTGCAACGGTTGAGGTCAATTTTACCGCCGATTATATCGACTACATGGCTGAGTGGGCGAGGCGGTATGAGGGTGAGATTATTCAAAGTGATCGTCCTAATGAAAATATCTTTTTATTCAAACTTCCCATCGGTGTGGCAGCAGGCATTTTGCCGTGGAACTTTCCGTTTTTCTTAATCGCACGAAAACTAGCCCCCGCTCTTCTTACGGGCAATACGATTGTCATCAAACCAAGTTCTGATACGCCCAATAACGCCTTTGAATTTGCCAAATTGGTCGACCAAATCGGACTTCCTAAAGGCGTTTTCAACCTTGTTTCGGGTTCTGGTTCACTGGTCGGGCATGCACTTGCAGGGCATGAAAAAGTGGGCATCGTGAGTTTCACAGGCAGTGTGGAAGCGGGTGTGAAAATCATGGAAGCGGCGGCCAAAAATGTCACGAAAGTCTCGTTGGAACTGGGTGGAAAAGCGCCTGCGATTGTGATGTGCGATGCGGACATCAACCTTGCCGTTGAAGCGATCAAAAATTCGCGCGTCATCAATAACGGTCAAGTCTGCAACTGCGCTGAGCGCGTCTATGTGCATAAAAGCATCGCGCAAGAGTTTTCGGATAAGATCACCAAAGCGATGGCGGCAACGACCTATGGCAATCCTCTCACTGAGAAAGTCGATATGGGACCGCTCATCAATGAAGCGGCGATAAAACATGTGCAAGCGTTGGTGGATAGTGCTCTTAACGCAGGGGCAAAACTCACGACGGGCGGTAAACGCGCGTCTCGTAGTGATGGTTTCTACTACGAACCAACGGTGTTGGTCGATGTCAAACAAGAGATGGGTGTGATTCAAGAGGAGATTTTTGGTCCCGTGCTTCCGATTATGACCTTCGATACGCTGGATGAAGTGATTGGCTTAGCCAATGATTGCCAGTACGGTCTGACCTCGTCCATCTACACGCAAAATCTCGATGTCGCAATGCGTGCGTGCAAAGAGATCAAATTTGGAGAGACCTACATCAACCGTGAAAATTTTGAAGCGATGCAAGGATTTCACGCGGGATGGCGAAAATCGGGAATTGGTGGAGCCGATGGAAAACACGGGCTTGAAGAGTTCTTGCAAACCAAAGTTGTTTACCTGCAATACAACCTCAATAAGCAATAA